A genome region from Bacteroides stercoris ATCC 43183 includes the following:
- a CDS encoding FKBP-type peptidyl-prolyl cis-trans isomerase — protein sequence MGKKEEYKLKNEQFLQNLRTEEGVKELAAGVLYRILESGQGSSATPRPNSIVSVHYKGTLINGREFDNSWKRNCPEAFRLNEVIDGWQIALQQMRVGDHWMVYIPYTVGYGTRTSGPIPAFSTLIFEVKLLGIA from the coding sequence ATGGGTAAAAAGGAAGAATACAAACTGAAGAACGAACAGTTCCTGCAAAATCTGCGTACCGAAGAAGGCGTAAAGGAGTTGGCTGCCGGCGTGCTTTACCGTATTCTGGAAAGCGGGCAGGGCAGTAGCGCTACTCCTCGCCCGAACAGTATTGTGTCGGTGCATTACAAGGGAACGCTCATCAACGGCAGGGAGTTTGACAATTCCTGGAAGCGCAACTGTCCGGAAGCTTTCCGGCTGAACGAAGTAATCGACGGCTGGCAGATAGCCTTGCAGCAGATGCGTGTAGGCGACCACTGGATGGTTTACATCCCGTACACCGTGGGATACGGCACACGCACCAGCGGGCCTATTCCGGCTTTCTCCACACTGATATTCGAAGTGAAGTTGTTGGGCATTGCCTGA
- a CDS encoding DUF1015 domain-containing protein — MATIKPFKGIRPPQDLVEQVASRPYDVLNSAEAREEAAGNEKSLYHIIKPEIDFPVGTDEHDERVYRKAAENFRMFQDKGWLVQDDKENYYIYAQTMNGKTQYGLVVGAYVPDYMNGVIKKHELTRRDKEEDRMKHVRVNNANIEPVFFAYPDNAVLDAVIARYTAQKPVYDFVAPDDGFGHTFWIIDRQEDIEVITKEFAKMPALYIADGHHRSAAAALVGAEKAGQNPNHRGDEEYNYFMAVCFPANQLTIIDYNRVVKDLNGLTPGEFLAAVGKNFTVEEKGTEIYKPAGLHNFSLYLDGKWYSLTAKPGTYNDNDPIGVLDVTISSNLILDEILGIKDLRSDKRIDFVGGIRGLGELKKRVDSGEMKVALALYPVSMKQLMDIADTGNIMPPKTTWFEPKLRSGLVIHKLD; from the coding sequence ATGGCAACAATAAAACCTTTTAAAGGGATTCGTCCCCCTCAGGATTTGGTAGAGCAGGTGGCATCCCGTCCGTACGACGTCCTGAATTCCGCCGAAGCGCGTGAAGAAGCGGCAGGAAACGAAAAATCCCTGTATCACATTATCAAGCCCGAAATAGATTTTCCGGTCGGTACGGACGAGCACGATGAACGTGTGTACCGGAAAGCAGCCGAGAACTTCCGGATGTTCCAGGACAAAGGCTGGCTGGTGCAGGACGATAAGGAGAACTATTACATATATGCCCAGACCATGAATGGTAAGACGCAATATGGTTTGGTAGTGGGCGCATACGTGCCCGATTATATGAACGGCGTTATCAAGAAGCATGAGCTTACCCGCCGCGACAAGGAAGAAGACCGCATGAAGCATGTCCGTGTGAACAATGCCAACATCGAGCCCGTATTCTTCGCTTATCCCGACAATGCAGTGCTGGATGCGGTCATTGCCCGTTACACGGCACAGAAGCCTGTTTACGACTTTGTGGCTCCGGACGACGGTTTCGGCCATACATTCTGGATTATCGACCGGCAGGAAGATATTGAGGTCATAACCAAAGAATTCGCCAAGATGCCGGCACTTTACATTGCCGACGGGCACCACCGCAGTGCAGCAGCAGCCCTGGTGGGTGCGGAGAAAGCCGGACAGAATCCCAATCATCGCGGAGACGAGGAGTACAACTACTTCATGGCAGTCTGTTTCCCCGCCAACCAGTTGACTATCATCGACTACAACCGCGTGGTGAAGGACCTGAACGGGTTGACTCCCGGAGAATTCCTGGCTGCCGTAGGCAAGAACTTCACGGTAGAAGAGAAAGGAACGGAAATCTACAAGCCGGCAGGCCTGCATAACTTCTCCCTTTACCTGGACGGCAAGTGGTACAGCCTTACGGCAAAGCCGGGCACTTACAACGACAACGACCCTATCGGCGTGCTGGATGTTACCATTTCGTCCAACCTGATACTGGATGAAATCCTCGGCATCAAAGACCTCCGTTCCGACAAGCGTATCGACTTTGTCGGCGGTATCCGCGGGCTGGGCGAATTGAAGAAGCGGGTGGACAGTGGTGAGATGAAAGTGGCTTTGGCGCTTTATCCTGTGTCCATGAAGCAGTTGATGGACATTGCCGATACCGGCAATATCATGCCGCCCAAGACCACTTGGTTCGAACCGAAGCTGCGTTCGGGACTGGTAATTCATAAACTGGACTGA
- a CDS encoding NAD(P)-dependent oxidoreductase, producing the protein MKVLVATDKPFAKVAVDGIRKEIEAAGYELALLEKYGDKAKLLEAVKDANAIIIRSDIIDVEVLDAAKELKIVVRAGAGYDNVDLDAATAHNVCVMNTPGQNSNAVAELAFGLMVMAVRNLYNGTSGTELKGKKLGIHAYGNVGRNVARIAKGFGMDIYAFDAFCPKEVIEKDGVKAVASAEELYSACDIVSLHIPATAETKNSINYALVGRMPKGGLLVNTARKEVINEAELIQLMEERADLKYMTDIMPAANDTFAAKFAGRYFSTPKKMGAQTAEANINAGIAAARQIVGFLKDGCEKFRVNK; encoded by the coding sequence ATGAAAGTATTAGTTGCAACAGACAAGCCGTTTGCAAAAGTTGCAGTAGACGGTATTCGCAAAGAAATTGAAGCAGCAGGCTATGAACTTGCCTTGCTGGAGAAATATGGCGATAAGGCAAAATTGCTGGAAGCCGTGAAAGATGCCAATGCCATTATTATCCGTAGCGACATTATTGATGTCGAGGTTTTGGATGCCGCCAAAGAGCTGAAAATCGTAGTGCGTGCCGGTGCGGGATATGACAATGTGGACTTGGATGCCGCAACCGCCCACAATGTATGTGTGATGAACACTCCGGGGCAGAACTCCAACGCTGTGGCCGAACTGGCTTTCGGGCTTATGGTAATGGCTGTCCGCAATCTGTACAACGGTACTTCCGGTACGGAGCTGAAAGGCAAGAAGCTGGGCATTCATGCTTACGGTAACGTAGGCCGCAATGTAGCCCGCATAGCCAAAGGTTTCGGCATGGACATTTACGCATTCGACGCTTTCTGCCCGAAAGAGGTCATCGAGAAAGACGGTGTAAAGGCTGTGGCTTCGGCCGAGGAGCTTTATTCTGCCTGCGACATCGTTTCGCTGCACATCCCCGCAACGGCGGAAACCAAGAACTCCATTAACTATGCTTTGGTGGGCAGGATGCCGAAAGGCGGTCTGCTGGTGAACACCGCCCGCAAGGAAGTTATCAATGAAGCCGAGCTGATACAACTGATGGAAGAACGTGCCGACTTGAAGTACATGACCGACATTATGCCCGCAGCCAATGATACATTTGCCGCCAAGTTTGCCGGCCGTTACTTCTCCACACCGAAGAAGATGGGTGCGCAGACGGCCGAAGCCAATATCAATGCCGGCATTGCCGCTGCCAGACAGATTGTGGGCTTCTTGAAAGATGGCTGCGAGAAGTTCCGCGTAAATAAGTAA
- the serC gene encoding 3-phosphoserine/phosphohydroxythreonine transaminase, producing the protein MKKHNFNAGPSILPREVIEDTAKAILDFNGSGLSLMEISHRAKDFQPVVDEAVALFKELLNIPEGYSVLFLGGGASLEFCMIPFNFLEKKAAYLNTGVWAKKAMKEAKGFGEVVEVASSAEATYTYIPKDYTVPADVDYFHITTNNTIYGTELKEDLNVNVPMIADMSSDIFSRPIDVSKYICIYGGAQKNLAPAGVTFVIVKNDAVGKVSRYIPTMLNYQTHIDGGSMFNTPPVVPIYAALQTLRWIKAQGGVKEMERRAIEKADMLYAEIDRNKMFVGTAAKEDRSRMNICFVMAPEYKELEADFLKFATEKGMVGIKGHRSVGGFRASCYNAMPKESVQALIDCMQEFEKLH; encoded by the coding sequence ATGAAAAAGCATAATTTCAACGCAGGACCTTCCATTCTTCCGCGTGAGGTGATAGAGGATACGGCGAAGGCTATTTTAGATTTCAATGGATCCGGTCTGTCTCTTATGGAGATTAGCCACCGCGCTAAAGACTTCCAGCCCGTAGTGGACGAAGCCGTAGCACTGTTCAAAGAACTACTTAACATTCCGGAAGGCTATTCGGTGCTGTTCCTGGGAGGTGGTGCAAGTCTGGAATTTTGCATGATACCTTTCAACTTCCTCGAAAAGAAGGCCGCTTACCTCAATACGGGTGTGTGGGCAAAGAAAGCCATGAAGGAAGCCAAAGGTTTTGGCGAGGTTGTAGAGGTTGCCTCTTCTGCTGAAGCCACTTATACTTACATTCCGAAAGATTATACGGTGCCGGCCGATGTAGACTATTTCCATATCACCACCAACAATACTATCTATGGCACGGAATTGAAGGAAGACCTGAACGTAAACGTTCCTATGATTGCCGACATGTCGTCCGATATTTTCTCCCGTCCTATTGATGTGTCCAAATACATCTGTATCTACGGCGGTGCACAGAAGAATCTGGCTCCTGCGGGCGTAACATTCGTCATCGTGAAGAATGATGCGGTAGGCAAGGTGTCCCGCTACATCCCGACCATGCTGAACTATCAGACTCACATCGACGGCGGTTCAATGTTCAATACTCCTCCCGTTGTTCCTATCTATGCGGCATTGCAGACATTGCGCTGGATAAAGGCTCAGGGCGGTGTGAAGGAAATGGAACGTCGCGCCATCGAAAAGGCGGATATGCTGTATGCCGAGATAGACCGCAACAAGATGTTCGTGGGTACTGCCGCCAAAGAAGACCGTTCACGCATGAACATCTGCTTCGTAATGGCTCCCGAATACAAGGAACTGGAAGCCGACTTCCTGAAATTTGCTACCGAAAAGGGTATGGTAGGCATTAAGGGACACCGTTCCGTAGGCGGTTTCCGTGCATCTTGCTACAATGCCATGCCGAAGGAAAGCGTACAGGCTTTGATAGACTGCATGCAGGAATTTGAGAAACTTCATTAA
- a CDS encoding DEAD/DEAH box helicase: protein MEQSDILRNLRIEQLTPMQEAARDAYQSDKDLVLLSPTGSGKTLAFLLPLVQSLKADVQGVQAVVLVPSRELALQIENVFKSMNVPFKAMSCYGGRPAMDEHRTMRGINPAVIIGTPGRMNDHLRKQNFDTRFVTTLVIDEFDKCLEFGFHDEMAEVIGQLPALKKRVLLSATDAEEIPQFTGVGGGESSPQVVKLNFLSGETVSGRLDLQKVISPEKDKLETLYRLLCTLGDRSTLVFVNYRESVERTVSYLKSKKFPCDAFHGGMEQDDRERALYKFRNGSCPVLVSTDLAARGLDIPGIDNVVHYHMPVNEEAFTHRNGRTARWEARGSSFLLLHAEERLPDYLPEELSVFELPEQTPKPAKPRWTTLYIGKGKKDKLNKVDIVGFLYKKGGLVREDVGQVDVKEHYAFVAVRRSKVKQLLTLLRGEKIKGMKTLIEEAR from the coding sequence ATGGAACAATCTGACATACTTCGTAACTTACGGATAGAGCAACTCACCCCGATGCAGGAAGCAGCGCGGGATGCCTATCAATCGGATAAGGACCTCGTCCTGTTGTCGCCCACGGGGTCGGGCAAGACACTGGCATTCCTGCTGCCGCTGGTGCAATCGCTCAAAGCCGATGTACAGGGCGTACAGGCGGTGGTGCTCGTACCGTCGCGCGAGCTTGCCTTGCAGATAGAAAACGTATTCAAGTCGATGAACGTCCCTTTCAAGGCGATGAGCTGCTACGGCGGACGTCCGGCAATGGACGAGCACCGTACGATGAGGGGCATCAACCCTGCCGTTATCATCGGCACTCCCGGCCGTATGAACGACCATTTGCGGAAGCAGAACTTCGATACCCGCTTTGTAACCACATTGGTGATAGATGAATTTGACAAATGCCTTGAATTCGGCTTTCACGACGAGATGGCGGAAGTTATCGGACAGTTGCCTGCCTTGAAGAAACGGGTATTGCTGTCGGCAACGGATGCCGAGGAAATCCCGCAGTTCACCGGAGTGGGCGGGGGGGAATCGTCACCGCAGGTTGTCAAGCTGAATTTTCTTTCGGGCGAAACCGTATCCGGACGATTGGACTTGCAGAAGGTAATCTCTCCCGAAAAAGACAAGCTGGAGACATTGTACCGGCTGCTTTGTACGCTGGGCGACCGTTCTACACTGGTATTCGTGAACTATCGCGAGAGCGTGGAGCGTACGGTATCCTATCTGAAGTCGAAGAAATTCCCTTGCGATGCTTTTCACGGCGGTATGGAACAGGACGACCGCGAGCGGGCGCTCTACAAGTTCCGCAACGGCAGTTGTCCCGTCCTGGTATCGACCGACCTTGCCGCACGCGGATTGGATATTCCGGGCATCGACAACGTGGTGCACTATCACATGCCCGTCAACGAAGAAGCCTTTACGCACCGTAACGGACGCACGGCACGCTGGGAAGCACGTGGCTCGTCTTTCCTGCTTCTGCATGCCGAAGAGCGTCTGCCCGATTATCTTCCGGAAGAGCTCTCCGTATTCGAATTGCCGGAGCAGACGCCGAAACCTGCCAAACCCCGTTGGACTACCTTATATATAGGCAAAGGCAAGAAAGACAAACTGAACAAGGTGGACATTGTGGGCTTCCTGTATAAGAAAGGCGGACTGGTGCGCGAAGATGTAGGACAGGTGGATGTGAAGGAGCACTATGCTTTCGTGGCAGTCCGCCGCAGCAAAGTGAAGCAATTGCTTACACTGCTGCGCGGGGAAAAAATCAAGGGGATGAAGACTTTGATAGAAGAAGCTCGTTGA
- a CDS encoding site-specific integrase, which translates to MKSTFSVIYYLKRQVVKKDGTVPVMGRITVDGSQTQFSCKLTVDPKLWDTKGGRVTGRSTAALETNRMLDKMRVRINRHYQEIMERDNFVTAEKVKNAFLGLEHRYHTLMQVFRQHNEDYEKQVEAGMKAKGTLLKYRTVYKHMQEFLDIRYHVKDIALKELTPAFISDFEMFLRTDKHCCTNTVWLYVCPLRTMVFIAINNEWLTRDPFREYEIKKEETTRSFLTKDEIRLLMEGKLKNAKQELYRDLYLFCAFTGLSFADMRNLTEENIRTYFDEHEWININRQKTGVVSNIRLLDIANRIIGKYRGLCGDGRIFPVPHYNTCLAGIRAVAKRCGITKHITWHQSRHTAATTIFLSNGVPIETVSSMLGHKSIKTTQIYAKITKEKLNQDMENLAARLNGVEEFAGCTI; encoded by the coding sequence ATGAAGAGTACATTTTCAGTAATCTACTACCTCAAGCGTCAGGTAGTGAAAAAGGACGGGACAGTTCCCGTCATGGGACGCATCACGGTGGACGGCAGCCAGACACAGTTCAGCTGCAAACTGACTGTCGATCCGAAACTGTGGGACACCAAAGGTGGACGTGTCACGGGCAGAAGCACGGCGGCACTCGAAACGAACCGTATGCTTGACAAGATGCGGGTACGCATCAACAGGCATTATCAGGAAATCATGGAGCGTGACAACTTCGTCACGGCGGAGAAGGTGAAGAACGCCTTTCTCGGACTGGAACACCGCTACCACACGCTGATGCAGGTGTTCCGCCAGCACAACGAGGACTACGAGAAGCAGGTGGAGGCAGGCATGAAAGCCAAAGGCACGCTGCTGAAGTACCGCACCGTTTACAAGCACATGCAAGAGTTCCTCGACATCCGCTACCATGTGAAGGACATCGCCCTAAAAGAGCTTACCCCGGCTTTCATCTCCGACTTCGAGATGTTCCTGCGCACGGACAAGCACTGCTGCACCAATACCGTGTGGCTGTACGTCTGCCCGTTACGGACGATGGTATTCATCGCCATCAACAACGAGTGGCTGACGCGCGACCCGTTCCGCGAGTATGAAATCAAGAAGGAGGAAACAACACGCAGTTTCCTGACCAAAGATGAGATCCGCCTGCTGATGGAGGGGAAACTGAAAAACGCCAAACAGGAATTGTACCGCGACCTCTACCTGTTCTGCGCCTTCACGGGGCTGTCGTTCGCGGATATGCGCAACCTTACGGAAGAGAATATCCGCACCTACTTCGACGAACACGAGTGGATAAACATCAACCGCCAGAAAACGGGCGTGGTGTCCAACATCCGCCTGCTCGACATCGCCAACCGCATAATCGGCAAATACCGGGGACTGTGCGGGGACGGCAGGATATTTCCCGTTCCGCATTATAACACGTGCCTTGCCGGTATCCGTGCCGTCGCCAAGCGTTGCGGCATCACCAAGCATATCACGTGGCATCAGAGCCGCCACACGGCAGCCACGACGATATTCCTCTCCAACGGTGTTCCCATCGAAACGGTCAGCTCCATGCTCGGACACAAGAGCATAAAGACGACGCAGATTTACGCAAAGATAACCAAAGAGAAGCTCAATCAGGACATGGAGAACCTTGCCGCAAGATTGAACGGCGTCGAGGAATTTGCAGGTTGCACCATCTAA
- a CDS encoding helix-turn-helix domain-containing protein, giving the protein MMNENNDVFTMEDEPIASVVQDMRKGSKWLSAFLESYRPPLDGERYLTDGEVSELLRVSRRTLQEYRNNRVLPFILLGGKVLYPETGLRGVLEANYRKPLE; this is encoded by the coding sequence ATGATGAACGAGAACAACGATGTTTTTACGATGGAAGACGAGCCGATAGCCTCTGTGGTGCAGGATATGCGCAAAGGCTCGAAATGGCTGTCCGCATTTCTGGAAAGCTACCGTCCTCCGCTGGACGGGGAACGTTACCTGACGGACGGCGAGGTGTCGGAACTGCTCCGTGTGAGCCGGCGCACCTTGCAGGAATACCGCAACAACCGCGTGTTGCCCTTCATACTTTTGGGAGGGAAGGTGCTTTACCCGGAAACGGGGCTGCGCGGGGTACTGGAAGCGAACTACCGCAAGCCGCTGGAGTGA
- a CDS encoding helix-turn-helix domain-containing protein, translated as MNMEIVSIEKKTFEMMVAAFGALSEKVAALRRKSDTGRMERWLTGEEVCGQLRISPRTLQTLRDRRLIGYSQINRRFYYKPEEVKRLIPLVGTLYPHGR; from the coding sequence ATGAATATGGAAATAGTATCTATCGAGAAAAAGACTTTCGAGATGATGGTGGCGGCATTCGGCGCACTCTCGGAGAAGGTCGCCGCCCTGAGGCGCAAAAGCGACACGGGGCGCATGGAAAGATGGCTCACGGGCGAGGAGGTCTGCGGGCAGTTGAGAATAAGCCCGCGCACGTTGCAGACGCTGCGTGACAGGCGGCTTATCGGCTACTCGCAGATAAACCGCAGGTTCTATTACAAGCCAGAGGAGGTGAAGCGGCTGATACCGCTTGTCGGCACGCTCTATCCGCACGGCAGATGA
- a CDS encoding helix-turn-helix domain-containing protein has product MELLTRNNFEGWMQKLMERLDRQDELLLAMKAEGKQPTITESIRLFDNQDLCMLLQISKRTLQRYRSVGALPYKTLGKKTYYSEEDVLTFLSNHIKDFKKEDIAFYKARIHNFFHK; this is encoded by the coding sequence ATGGAACTGCTCACACGAAACAACTTCGAGGGCTGGATGCAGAAGCTGATGGAACGGCTCGACCGTCAGGACGAACTGCTGCTGGCGATGAAGGCTGAGGGGAAACAGCCCACTATCACGGAAAGCATCCGCCTTTTCGACAATCAGGATTTGTGCATGTTGCTCCAGATAAGCAAACGCACCCTCCAACGCTACCGCAGCGTAGGCGCATTGCCCTACAAGACGCTGGGCAAGAAGACCTATTACAGCGAGGAGGACGTGCTGACATTCCTTTCCAACCATATCAAGGACTTCAAAAAGGAAGATATAGCCTTCTACAAGGCTCGTATCCATAATTTCTTTCATAAATAA
- a CDS encoding DUF3945 domain-containing protein has protein sequence MAKKKDEKDVLVVRDEKTGEISVVAGLNADGTPKRTPAKAENAQSFLQFDRHGDVLDNFFKNFFRQCKEPSRFGFYRIAADQAENLLEVMKQLLKDPEANKELLAPHKVDTSDYEKKVQEEMAAQQTEKQEPQKQENMEQRKEQQQDKSEQMQGKRGYQPIDESKINWQELEDRWGVKRDNLEKSGDLTKMLNYGKSDLVKVKPTFGGESFELDARLSFKKDGEGNISLVPHFIRKEQKLDEYKEHKFSDNDRKNLRETGNLGRVVDIVDRETGEIIPSYISIDRKTNEITDIPASRVRIPERIGKTEITTQERDMLRAGLPVRDKLIERNDGRKFVTTLQVNVEQRGVEFVPGTGKSPRTAQTQETKGDTSKSQAQGGENAAQTKKEQRRNTWTNEDGSIRPISKWSGVSFTDQQKADYVAGKAVKLENVTDKQGFHATMYIKFNPEKGRPYRYDTNPDNAQQVAPSNESRTQVAVNNDGKTNEATKNLREPLQKGQTNPKDARQQQQQEKPQKKTGKGMKM, from the coding sequence ATGGCAAAGAAAAAAGACGAAAAGGACGTGCTGGTAGTCCGTGACGAGAAGACAGGCGAGATCAGCGTGGTAGCCGGGCTGAACGCGGACGGCACACCCAAGCGCACCCCCGCAAAAGCGGAGAACGCGCAGAGTTTCCTGCAATTCGACCGACATGGCGACGTGCTGGACAACTTCTTCAAGAACTTCTTCCGGCAGTGCAAGGAACCCAGCCGCTTCGGTTTCTACCGCATTGCGGCAGACCAAGCTGAAAATCTCTTAGAGGTGATGAAGCAACTGCTGAAAGACCCCGAAGCGAACAAGGAGCTGCTCGCCCCTCACAAGGTGGACACCTCCGACTATGAGAAGAAGGTGCAGGAAGAGATGGCAGCACAACAGACAGAGAAACAAGAACCTCAAAAACAGGAGAACATGGAACAACGGAAAGAACAGCAACAGGACAAATCCGAACAGATGCAGGGCAAACGTGGCTACCAGCCCATCGACGAGAGTAAAATCAACTGGCAGGAGCTGGAGGACAGATGGGGCGTAAAGCGGGACAACCTTGAAAAGTCCGGCGACCTTACGAAGATGCTCAACTATGGCAAGTCCGACTTGGTAAAGGTCAAACCGACCTTCGGCGGCGAATCATTCGAGCTGGACGCCCGCCTCTCCTTCAAGAAGGACGGTGAGGGAAACATCAGCCTCGTGCCGCACTTCATCCGCAAGGAGCAGAAGCTGGATGAGTACAAGGAACACAAATTCTCCGACAATGACCGGAAGAACCTCCGCGAAACGGGCAATCTCGGTAGGGTCGTGGACATTGTGGACAGGGAAACGGGCGAGATCATCCCCTCCTACATCAGCATCGACCGCAAGACGAATGAAATCACGGACATTCCGGCAAGCAGGGTGCGCATCCCGGAGCGCATCGGCAAGACGGAAATCACCACGCAGGAGCGGGACATGCTCCGCGCCGGACTGCCCGTACGCGACAAGCTCATCGAGCGCAACGACGGCAGAAAGTTCGTCACCACCCTGCAAGTGAACGTGGAGCAGCGCGGCGTGGAGTTCGTGCCGGGAACCGGCAAGTCGCCCCGTACCGCACAGACACAGGAAACCAAAGGCGACACATCGAAAAGTCAGGCGCAGGGCGGGGAAAATGCCGCACAGACCAAGAAGGAGCAACGCCGCAACACGTGGACGAACGAGGACGGCAGCATCCGCCCCATCAGCAAATGGAGCGGCGTGAGCTTCACCGACCAGCAGAAAGCCGACTATGTGGCGGGTAAAGCCGTGAAGCTGGAGAACGTGACCGACAAGCAGGGCTTCCATGCCACGATGTATATCAAGTTCAACCCGGAGAAGGGACGCCCGTACCGCTACGACACGAACCCTGACAATGCACAGCAGGTTGCTCCGTCCAACGAGAGCCGCACGCAGGTGGCGGTGAACAACGATGGCAAGACCAACGAGGCTACAAAGAATCTGAGAGAGCCGTTGCAGAAAGGTCAGACCAACCCGAAGGACGCCCGCCAGCAACAGCAGCAGGAGAAGCCGCAGAAGAAAACGGGCAAGGGCATGAAAATGTAA